CGCACCGCCGAAGCCGATCGCGCCAAGCGCGAGGCTGAAGCCGCCCAGGCTGCTGCCCAGCAGGCCCAGGGTCAGGCACAGCAAGCCCAGATGCAGGCACAGGCAGCGCAGGCTGAAACGGCTGCGATGGCCGAACGCGCTGCCAAGCTCGAAGCGCTGCTGGTCGACCTGCAGGCCGTGAAAACCGAACGCGGCTTTGTCGTCACGATCGGCGACGTCCTGTTTGCGACCGACCAGGCCGTGCTGAATGCGAATGGCGTTTCGACGCTGCGCAAACTGGCCGACGTCATGGCCCAGAACCCGAACCGCACCGTGCTGATCGAAGGTTTCACCGACAGCACCGGCAGCGAGAGCCACAACCAGCAACTGTCCGAACGCCGCGCCGCCGCTGTCGCGACCGCACTGGCCGGCCAGGGCGTGCCACGCGAGCGCATTGCGATGCGCGCCTACGGCGAAGCCTTCCCTGTTGCATCGAATGACAGCGCAGCAAGCCGTCAGCAGAATCGTCGCGTCGAAATCGTTCTGTCGAACGAAGGCGCAGCCATTCCGCCACGCGCAGCAGCGCGTTGAACATATTTTTTGAACCGACTTTGAATTAAGGAATGACAATGGAACAAACCAACAACCTCGGCCACGGCTTTGATGTCTCCGCAATCCGCAAGGCAGCCGCCAACCTCGACGACGGCGCCGTCACCGAGGGCTATCAGGCCGACCGTGAAGCGGTCATCGCAATGCTGAACGATGCACTGGCCACCGAACTGCTGTGCGTCATGCGCTACAAGCGCCATTACTACACCGTCAGCGGTCCGGGCACCGGCCAGATCAAGGCCGAGTTCCTCGAGCACGCGCAGCAAGAGCAGGAACATGCCGACCGCATCGCCGAACGCATCGTGCAACTGAACGGTTCGCCAGATTTCAACCCGGCCACCTTCGCTGCCCGCAGCCACGCCGAATACGATGCGTCGGAGAACGCGCAGGACATGGTCCGCGCCGACCTGATCGCCGAACGTGTGGCGATCGAATCGTATCGCCAGATGATCGTGGCGATCGGCGACAAGGATCCAACCACCCGCAACATGCTGGTGGAAATCATGGCCGTCGAAGAAGAACACGCCGACGACATGCGCGACCTGATGGCCTGAGCCTGACGGTGACCCGCCCCGCGCGGCGGGTCAGTTTCAATGATTGATTAGTGACAGGAGTAGAACATGCTAGACACTTCCCGCAACAGCAACGGCAGCATGCACCCGATCAGCGGCAGCACCTATGCCACCCAGTCCGACATGAAGGCCCTGGTA
The sequence above is a segment of the Oxalobacteraceae sp. CFBP 8761 genome. Coding sequences within it:
- a CDS encoding DUF4398 and OmpA-like domain-containing protein, giving the protein MKNRKSAVSILAAAVLAAACASAPMTTPTLDQARADFVSANNNSQVSTYAPLEFKQASEALDQANQAAARRESLSDIDRLAYVAKQRIATAQEVAKGKAAEANIADATRQRDMVRLDARTAEADRAKREAEAAQAAAQQAQGQAQQAQMQAQAAQAETAAMAERAAKLEALLVDLQAVKTERGFVVTIGDVLFATDQAVLNANGVSTLRKLADVMAQNPNRTVLIEGFTDSTGSESHNQQLSERRAAAVATALAGQGVPRERIAMRAYGEAFPVASNDSAASRQQNRRVEIVLSNEGAAIPPRAAAR
- a CDS encoding ferritin-like domain-containing protein is translated as MEQTNNLGHGFDVSAIRKAAANLDDGAVTEGYQADREAVIAMLNDALATELLCVMRYKRHYYTVSGPGTGQIKAEFLEHAQQEQEHADRIAERIVQLNGSPDFNPATFAARSHAEYDASENAQDMVRADLIAERVAIESYRQMIVAIGDKDPTTRNMLVEIMAVEEEHADDMRDLMA